A single Suricata suricatta isolate VVHF042 chromosome 2, meerkat_22Aug2017_6uvM2_HiC, whole genome shotgun sequence DNA region contains:
- the NPFFR1 gene encoding neuropeptide FF receptor 1 produces MIPREEEKMIGAARQDPDPYALLLLGQPSQPPNSSWPPSQNGSNAKTTLVANLTFSSYYQHSSPVAAMFIVAYVFIFLLCMVGNALVCFIVLTNRHMRTVTNMFILNLAVSDLLVGIFCMPTTLVDNLITGWPFDNATCKMSGLVQGMSVSASVFTLVAIAVERFRCIVHPFREKLTPRKALVTIAVIWALALLIMCPSAITLTVTREEHHFMVDARNRSYPLYSCWEAWPEKGMRRVYTTVLFSHIYVAPLALIVLMYARIARKLCKAPGPARAGGEAAAPEAGITRSLRQCLYGHLQLSPEGPEKYTCLTFKK; encoded by the exons ATGATAccaagagaagaggagaaaatgattGGAG CTGCCCGCCAG GATCCTGACCCGTATGCTCTTTTGCTTCTAGGAcagccctcccagcctcccaacAGCAGCTGGCCCCCAAGCCAGAATGGGAGTAATGCCAAGACCACCCTGGTTGCAAACCTCACCTTCTCCTCCTACTACCAGCACTCCTCGCCAGTGGCAGCCATGTTCATTGTGGCCTATGTGTTTATCTTTCTCCTGTGCATGGTGGGCAACGCCCTGGTCTGCTTCATCGTGCTCACGAACCGGCACATGCGCACCGTCACCAACATGTTCATCCTCAACCTGGCGGTCAGCGACCTCCTGGTGGGCATCTTCTGCATGCCCACCACTCTCGTGGACAACCTCATCACTG GGTGGCCCTTTGACAACGCCACGTGCAAGATGAGCGGCTTGGTGCAGGGCATGTCTGTGTCGGCTTCCGTGTTCACGCTGGTGGCCATTGCTGTGGAAAG GTTCCGCTGCATCGTGCACCCGTTCCGTGAGAAGCTGACTCCGCGCAAGGCGCTGGTCACCATCGCGGTCATCTGGGCCCTGGCCCTGCTCATCATGTGCCCCTCGGCCATCACGCTGACCGTCACGCGCGAGGAGCACCACTTCATGGTGGACGCCCGCAACCGCTCCTACCCGCTCTACTCGTGCTGGGAGGCTTGGCCGGAGAAGGGCATGCGCCGGGTCTACACCACCGTGCTCTTCTCGCACATCTACGTGGCGCCCCTAGCGCTCATCGTGCTCATGTACGCGCGCATCGCCCGCAAGCTCTGCAAGGCCCCAGGGCCCGCGCGGGCGGGCGGGGAGGCGGCGGCGCCAGAGG CTGGGATCACCAGGAGCCTGCGCCAGTGCCTGTATGGCCATCTCCAGCTGTCCCCAGAAGGGCCCGAGAAG TACACCTGCCTCACCTTCAAGAAATGA